The sequence catttttgtccacacaactgccgctcattggatattttctctttttcagaccattctctgtaaatcctagagatggttgtgtgtgaaaatcccaacagattagcagtttttgaaatactcagaccagcccatctgtCACCAACAACCATTACACGtttaaagtcacttaaatcccctttcttccccattctgatgctcggtttgaacttcagcaagtcatcttcaccacatctagatgcctgaatgcattgagttgctgccatgtgattggctgattagcagtttgtgttaccaagcaattgaataggtgtacctaataaagtggcttgtgattttgtttgtttatttgtattttgtgttaccaagcaattcatatatatataatatatatatatatatatatatatatatatatatatatatatactgtatatatatatatatattttatgtgtgctTAAAGTTTTCCTCTGCTAAAACCTTATTTCATCTTTCCTGGGTTGCTCTGGTGCAGAAATGGCAAAGCAGTGTAATGTAAATAATGGAGGCTGCATGCACTTCTGCGCTGTGGATAAAATTTATGGCACAGTGTGTGATTGTGCCAGGGGTTACAGACTAGCTCTAGATGGCAGGACTTGTGAACCTACAGGTACTTTTATCCTATTCCCACTTATTACATGACATTAATCTGCATTAAGCCAGGGCGTACACTGTATATCTATCTCATAGCTCAAAGCTTTTCTTAAATTGTGCAGTACGACTTTTCTTCCTATGCAGTAGCATATTTTGAATATCATTTTCATTCAAGGATTTTCATTGATGTTTTAGGGCAGTACCCATGTGGACGTCTTGGAGCAAATATTGCTGAAACACTTAACTCAAGGTCTCTTATCAGTGCTGAGAATGGAAATCAAAGTGACTCTCTCAATCACATCAATACAACAGAACACAATACAACAGAGTCCAGTCCTACAGATCCTCCTGATGTGAACAGGAGTAGCACACCTCAACCTACACTGAAAAATATCACCTCATTCTTTCCCACTTGGCACACCATGAAAAATGCAACAAACACTGAAAATCGTATTGTAGGAGGAAACGAGGCAACACCGGGGGAGATTCCATGGCAGGTAGGTGAAATGATGAATTGTGTGTCCAAATAAAACATTCATGTAAAGCGTATGAAGTAAGGCTGGTATAATCTCTAGTTTGTGTCAAAAAATCCACAGAACCTTGTAAAGAGGACATTACAATAAAAACCGTAATATCGGAACTCTTGAGGGAAATTTAGTCTGttttttctttgtcatgttggcAGGTGGTTTTTATTGAAAAGGTGAATAAGATTGCATTTTGTGGCGGCTCTCTCCTCAGTGAAGAATGGGTCATTACAGCTGCCCACTGTGTTGAAGGAAAGGTGGGATCTTTCTTCATCAGAGTAGGTGAGAACTACACTATCACATGGTTGTATAGTATATgaatagtatatataatttattattttatttttatttcactgacTCTTAAAAATCTACAGTTATGTATTCCAGATCCATGTGATATGATATCACATATAGTGGCAATGAGTTGCTATATTTCTAGTGCTATATTTCTATAGGGGAACATGATTTGTCAAAGAATGAGGGAAGAGAGAGTGACCACGGAATAGCAGAGTACCATATCCATCCACGTTACAACTCTCAACGGAGTCTTTACAATCATGACATCGCCCTGTTGAAGCTCAAGGGACCCATTAAATTCTCAGACTACGCCCTGTCCATCTGCCTGGGCTCTAAAGACTTCACAGAGAACTTGCTCATGAGTGCAGAAAACTCCCTGGTGAGTGGCTGGGGAAGGCTACGGTATGGGGGCGTGGAATCTAAAACACTTCAGAAAGTAGAGCTCCCCTACGTGGACCGGATAAAGTGCAAAGGCAGCAGCACCGACACCATCTCCCGCTTCATGTTCTGTGCCGGTTACAGTACGATACGCAAGGATTCCTGTCAGGGGGACAGCGGAGGACCCCATGCCACCCGCTATCAGAACACATGGTTCCTCACGGGTATCGTCAGCTGGGGCGAGGAGTGCGCTAAGGAGGGAAAATATGGCATCTACACCCGTATCTCCAAATATATGTACTGGATAAGTAACGTTACTGGCATCAGAACAGGACATATGTCCAATACTGATCAACAGAATGGGTATTAAATTAGGCCTTTGTTAAGggttgttttacatttacatttagtcatttagcagacgcttttatccaaagcgatttacaaatgtagacaatggaagcaatcaaaatcaacaaaagagcaatgatatgcaagtgttataacaagtctcagttagcttaatgcagtacacgtagcaaggttttttaatcatataataaataaaaaaaaacaaaaaaaaaagtgttagaggccttttttgcttttgttaattgtataataaataaaagaagaaaacacataGAATACATAAAGATTAGAGGAGCTAGAGctagtttcaatttttttttttttttaaatatttttttaataatttttttaatatacatagcGAAATGAATAAGAGCTCACAGACATTTTGGAACAGATGATATTTACTAGTCATCATTCAACAGACATACTGTaacaatcaagaaaaaaatatagttttccaTCTTACACTTTGTGCTTGTACAGCTAGTGAAATTATTTTCATACATGATATACCACAAAGCAGTATGAGGTCACTTTCATCTTTGTAACTCTGTACATATTATACACTAGAAGTGTATGGCTTTAAGAAGTGTACTTCAAAATGAAGTACACATGAAACCCATTCAGACCACATCCACTTTTCTTCTCCCTCATGAAGCCCTCTTTTAAACTAATGACATGCAAatgtacactacttttcaaaagtttggggtcgtttttataatacaatgtaatttattcttgtgatggcaaagctgaagttCAGtagacagtatttatttgaaatataaatacttatcaatggctttactttcacttttgatcaatttattgcatcctttctGGATTAAAGTATGCATTtcttttcagaataaaaaaaaaatcttggtaaaaatcttaccccaaacttttaaaaggtactATATTTATTCATTGCAGTTTTTAATGAGGTTAGCTAATGTACATTCACCTCAATGGTTTCTAAGCAATTAACAAAAGTTAAATGCACAATGTGAGTGCAggaagtgtgacagagaaaaagttATTAGAACGAACAAGTTTATATAACACCAAGTTTTATTTCAATGACAAAAACTGACCCAAATATGGTGCAAGTgattaaaaaattgatttttaactcaaaatgaATTATGCTGTTTTTACAGTAAACCCGTACAAAAACACTTTGATAGCTAAGAAAATTTGCTAAGTAGTCTAGAACAGCCATATCTGAACTGACTtaaagtgaatgaatataaacacGGATCATCTGAAGGTGAGcaatatgtttttaaacataactgtGAAGCAATAAAGCGATCACATTGCTGACTATTGATTTGTAAGTGATTTGTAAAGTTTTCACTTCACATAGTCTCTAAAATAAGATTTCTTTTACATATTTCTCTGAAATATTCTTGGAGAAATACTGATGCCAAAGTAAAGTCAGAGTaataaaaaagaggaattagTGTCAACCTGGTTGGTTTGGGAATGGAATGTTAGGTTTTGGCACATAAACTAGATACTAATGTTTAGTTTATCTTTCATTCTTTGTAGCACTGGTATCCATTCCAGCactaaaatggctttttaaaacaAAGGTCCAACCACTGTACCTATccgaggagagaaaaaaatagttaGCTATTCTCTCAAGCCAGTGTACACCCCAAGCAATAAACCTTcctgtttttaatatatactaaaaCACTGTGCTAACTACACAAATACATGTTTTATCTCATGTTATGGCACAGCATGGTGATACTACTTTCCAGTGTACTTTTTGTCTATAAATCCAGTataatccaaaatcccctctgatggcagatggaaacTTTCTCTTAACTAGGCAGCTCTGTTTTCCTGacttggtgtttgtttgtgtgcttcaGGTTGGCGTGACTGGGCTCAGTCCTGAATGACAGTAATGGCCTTTAGGGTTGTCACATGGTGTGAGCTTTGTGTACATGTGGTTTATGTACTTAGGTGTTGCTGGGCTTCCTGCTGTTTATATTTCCCGTACCTATGAGAAAACACCAGAGTGCTTTAGAGAAAGAAAAGCTTCTATTGcagtacagtactgtatgttcagatctgatcaaataaacacatattCAACATGTTTATGTAAGCTGCATTTTAGAATATAGTATTCTTATAAAATCGTTAGGCCTGTAGAGTTCACTCACCATAAGCCCTCCTCCTGATTTAATGGAGGGACTTCTGCCCGCATCTCCCAGCATTCTCAGCAGTGTATCAACGGGGAGTTTTCCTTCACCTCCACGAGTCAAATTCTTAACTTGCCTGTGGGAATTATAGCATGGCACTGATCATTAACTTGAAAATTAGAGTGATTCTTATTGTGTAACTAGTGATTCAAAATTAATATGTTCTTGTAATTAATCAGCGTTCTACACCAGAAGATAATGGCAAATTGTATTAGAATTTTGAAACCAGATTTTAGGGAATAATTATAGTTTTGCAGATGGCTAAGTAGGCAAGAACATGCtaaagttttgtaaaaaatattttttagggaGCTTGGTcagtttatatttttgaaagaagtttctaatgctcacagaggctgcattcatttgatgaaaaatattgtaaaactgtaatgttgtgaaatatcatttcagtattaaataacagttttctgttttagtatatttttaaatgtaatttattcctgtgatggcaaagctgaattttcagcatccattactccagtcttcaacctcacatgatccttctatcATTCCAATTACGCTAACactttatttacactgttaaatataatattttgcaattatatctattgattttagtttagtgttttgttttaaatttatttcaaaacaattatattttaatatcagttagGATAGTAATAGTTATCAACCAGCTTATCAGTGTCAGCCAGAATTTTAACATCGGAGCATGTCTTATATTTTTTGCTCCACTTgagcatatattaaaaataaaaaatgactcaCCAAAGCCCCATGGCACTCTCCTGCAGCACATGAATGACATCACCACATTTAATGATTACATCATCCTTGCCACACTTTAAATGGTCCACCATTGCTCTATACCTTCCAGGAACCTAAAAGACAACAAACAATCCAGCATAGTACAAGGTCAAAGCCATCCTATTGACTATGTACAAACAAAATCTTTCATTACTGATGAAGTTTTCCTCAAATAACTGGGAATCTGAGTGATGTCTAAAGGTCCAAGCTCACCAGCAGCACTTCGTCTTCTTCATCAGAGTCTGAGATGTTTGAAAGGTCAGTGGTCCAGTCCTCCAGACCCTCACAGATGTCCACTGAGTGAGACGTCCCTGGCCAGCCTGCAACCCACAACCAGCCGAACCATAATGACATTCTCCCCGAAtgggttttaaatttttaatgcattgcCATTACGTGATTCAACTTCATGCAAATAAATGTGCCACAATTTACATATTGCATATTAAAAATCCCATTTCAAAAACCCATTATGTTCGTTCGCATAGTGAATTCTCCTGCTCCTATCAACTAGATTAAATGGCAGTGAAAATGGCCTTTGCATGGCCTCTGACTCACTGCGCCGGTTGTGGTGGCGAGGACGTGGAGAAACGATGACTGGGTCTGTCAAAACCGGACTCACGCGGCCTGAATCGGTCTCCTCCGAGCTGATGGACGCCCCCTGGAGCTTGCTGTGAGGAAGGACATCAAAACAACCTGAGCAGCCAGTGATCTGTGTGGACGTCCAGGGCATGCATACGGACATATGCCTCACACTGACCCACCAACCGATGAACCGAGGAACCCACGGACGGAAAAAAGGGCGTCAAAGGAACACAGGGCGAAAACACAACAACATCCATCAAACGTCATAACAAACAGCATATTCTGAAACCAGACTGCGGTCAATAGAGCACAATGGCAAATAAGTTCAATATTAATGATGAGTGTAATTTTCAGGCAGTAAATTGAACTTCATTGAAACAAACATCAGTAGAGTTGACATGACATTGACCCCAATCCTGTTCCACTGAACGACAACATTCAAagaaattgttttgaaaaaacaaatataaaatactatgTGCTGCAAATGACTTCccaaatttaattataaatttcacctttaatatttttgtataaaattatatttatatttttaatacattctaTTAATTCAGGGTGaagtatgtagtttttttttaagtaatgtctgtaacaaataatcctaaaataacatcaaaataatcacaGATTTGCATATTAGCTGATTCATTATCCCATGACTTTAtcatgatttaaaatttaaatttaatttaaatgtccaACAAGGATAAAATGCttcactaaatgtttaaaaagaataatgtttgaaaatagttcataatatttattagacAGCCATTTACTGTATATAGCATTCTATGTTTGAGTCTCCAAAGCTCAAATGTTTCTATTAAGTAGGTTTCAGAAATGATAAGAATGTGTGCTTCAAGAATGTTTTTCATGCCAGAATGGTACTGATTAATACTATATCCATCATGCAGATGGGCTCAATGCATACAGTCTTTATGAATGTGATTTATATAAGGCAAAACTGTTCGACAAATTCGGTTGATTTTTGTTCAGATCCTTCCATATGCAAATATGAatattgatttaaacattttacatccATACTATAGAAGTAAGGATCACCTGTCGGCCAAGGGTGGAGATAATGGCTGCTCACCGTCTGGGTGAGCATCACCTGAGAAAGTGAAACAGAGTTTGACCCACTAAACATTTAATGCCAATTcctaataaaaaacatacaaccaTGATATTAACAGAAATGGAAATGCAGTGTGGGAACCTTTGCCAGTCTTTTGCTGATTGTTGAGGATTTTTCTAATCTCAGTGAGCCATGCAATCTTCACATCTACAGTTGAAGcctgcaaaataaaacaattataaaatacaaataattttttccactacaatttttgtcttgtttaatattctattttcttatataatatttactcacattttataatgtactgtatttatatatctaatttatatgtataatatatataggtatatataatgtcatatatatatatatatatatatatatatatatatatatatatatatatatatatatatatatatatataattttttatatactatactaagatttttttgtattttattttattttaattaaactttacatTATTATCATaacaattttagtaaaaaaaaataatcacttaaatgtttttattacatttttaaaatcctatCTAAACTATCAggtttaaattattagttttaaattagatttcaaaTCCAGGACTTTCAATGTGGTCATAATGTATCTTAAAAATGGGTAATTTGTTCCTCTGAAGTGTTTTTTTAACACTCATTTTTAGTTGTGCAAACAAACTGACATTTTATGTTCAGGACCTGACATTAACATTCACTGTGAACAAGCATTTTTTGATATATCTCCATCAGTGAGGAGGTATTGAAGAGGCGTTATTAAGTGATGACAGAGGCACTTGTAACTTTTTATCTGCTGCATTCTGTGGAGTTTTAACCTTGAAAAAATGACTCACCTGAACAACATACACCTCCTCTTTTCCGTTATACCAAATTTCAAACTTCTTTACATCCCCTTTGACGTTTTCTGTGATACCCACAGCACTCATCTGCAAATGAAACAGAGGGGTCAAAGATCTCACTTGGAAATTCAGTAATGCAGTATTTTAATAACATTGTGGGTTTTTTAACAACCAATGGAATCTGAGTTAATCCTAAAACCCCTTTCATAAAAACGTCCATCTCTTTGAGCACACTTAAAATAGAGctggaataaataaataggtgCTTAACTTCAGCATCTGTGTAACACAACATGCTCAAAAATGGCTTAAGAGTATAAAACAGGTCAAAGTTGGCAGGTTAGCTGCATAGTGGATGTCGTAATTGTGAAATCTGCCTGCAAAAAGCATCTTTTTTACTTTAACGGTCATTCAAAAGTACTATTTAAATAGCAAATACGTtgatctctcactctctctcaccatCAGGCAGTGTTTGAAGCTGTAAGAGGCTGTCCGATCATGTGCTTCTccactctcctctctcttcttgcAGAAAAGCAGAGCTCTTTCGTGAAGGAACAGATGCCTTTGCATTGGTTTAAAGCGAGCCATGTCTTTCATGCGCGTTGGCCCTTTCCTATGGTTGATCCAGACATTAAAAGACCCCTGCATAAGGACGCGGCCCAGGTCACTCAATTCCCCCTAGATACAGAGGACACGGAGAAAAGCGAACTCTCAGTTAACTGTCAGTGACAATAAACTTACAACCATTCAAGGAACTACAAGGAACCAAAATGAAgatgtgctgaaaatgtactcaccctcaggccatccaagatgtagatgagtttgtttattcatcaaacCAGATTTGGAGAGACAAGACATTAAATGATTGACTGGaaatgtggattacttgtggattattatcggctgtttggactctcattctgacggcacccattcactgcaaaggacccactggtgagcaagtgatgtaatgctacatttctccaatttctcctgttctgatgaagaaacaaactcatctacatcttggatggcctgagggtgagttaattttttagtaaattttcatttttgggtgaactattttttaaatattcctcCTCTATCCTTCCTCATTTCTTAGCCGCACCTCATAACCAGTGATGGCAATTTGATGCATGGAGTCATTGACAGACTTGAGGAGGTCCAGCATGGCATTTAGCGCCCCCTGCAGCTCAGATGCATACTGCGAGTTTGAGCTGTGTTTTAGTAGTTCCTagtcagagagacagacagcattTAGTATAATAGACATCTGTGGtggcaaaaaaaatctataacaaGTAGGATTTGGTTTGTTAGGCACCTTCAGAAGAAGCTGGTACTTGGTTAAACGTTGAACAGGTTTCAGCAAATATGAGTCCAGACCTAGCTTATGATCCAGCTTCTTTTTGCACTCctacataaaagaataaaattagcaaaatcaaactcatctaaataaatataaaatgttacactAATCCCTATCTACAccaataaatatctaaaaaaatatcCACAACAATACCTGGATGAAGGCTGAATCTGAACACTGCCTCCATAGGGCATCTGAGCGAGGTTTGTTCCGGCAGTAGCGCTCATAGACCTGAAAattttctttctgcaaaaacatttattacaagaGAACTCTTAACAGAAATTAAGTATCCAGATAAGAGGTTCCCATATTAATTTTCTATGCCGCCACAATAGAAGAATATATCATATTTACCTAAGCTGTGATTGTGAGTTCGCAgtctaaaacatttcttattattatcaatgttaaaaacagttgtgctgcttaagatttttgtggaaactttaaaaaaaaaattcaggattctttgcatgcacagaaagttcaaaagaaatgcACTTGcttgaaaatgaaattataaatgtctttaaatatacagtatacatatgaCACAGGTTGGCTCACCCGTTCCAGAAAGCGCGCTCCCACTCTCTCTGGGGACTCTAAGCAGCTCTCGAGGTCGTGCAAGAATATCCTGCACAACAAAGACAGGATCAGcatgaatgtgtgtttatgtgtccaTGTGTGTAGGCATATTTCTCACCTGCTGTGAAATTTATAGATCTCCGGCAGATTTCCGAATAGCTCTTCTTTCTTGTTTCGCAGTACAGGTGGCAGTATGTTAGAGAGAGATGGGTTATCAATCTCTGCCCTGTAACCCTGTCACAATATCACAGAGCAGTCATTTTTAGAACTATTACATTATAGCTCTAATTATACACTTTTCATGTTGTGTCTTCACTCATTGTACCAAATCAGATCTAACatagttcattttgtttttatttggcagtctccACTAATAGCTGTACAGAAAAAATCACATAACAGAGTCAAATGTGTGTAACTACATGTTCAGGCTCTGACTCAAACTATAGTGTGAAAGGaaagatgtgatttcaaattGAGTGCATCCAAAGGTCCTCTACAATATTACCACTGCGAGGTAAATGGGATGagggaaaacaaaacacagaccAATTATTTCAAGGTTATTTGGTCAAGACATTACCAGCAAAACAGACAGCAGCTCATCCACATAGATTCTCTCCGTCTCAATCAGCTCCTTCATTACGTGGCTGCAGAAGCGAGGGATGCATGGGCAATAACAGaggagagagggggagaaagaTATGAGGACAGAACGGGAAAGAGACTggtgagagacagacaaagagaggaTGTTGAGAAGAAACTCATGATTCatgaacatactttttttttggcaagatATTGCATCCTCACCGTTTGTGCTGGTCGGGGTTCTCAACTCCCTCTGGGCTGTAAGACAGACAGCTGCGGTTCTCCCCGTAATCATGCATGACCTCTATCTACAAGAAAGTTCCTAAAGCTGTCAGCAAAGAGTAGACGAAGTGTGCTTTGTATGGTTTTGAGATGAACAAGAACGGTCAGCCAAACCTTTTTAGTGCTGGGACCTTTCCGTGAGGCCCTTTTACCAGGAAGTGCGAGATCAAAAGAAAACCTTAAACTAGAGTTCACGTCAAAACCTTTGAAAAAGACAAGAAACATTCAGACAAATTGAAACAGTAAGTTTGTCATGTGCAAATGTGGTTGAAATAGACATACTGTGTTTGGGAGAGAATACAGGGGATTTGCAGCGTGGCGAGTTCTCGGGCCTTGGAGCGACTAGCTGGATGGGTCTGACCTGAATATCAGCCAGTTTCCTCAGACAGGCCTGTCTGCTCTGGATCATTCCCTGCACTGTTGACAGCTTCTCTGTGACAGCTTTTATCTGAGACTAACACGAGAGGAATGGGGTGAACTTAAAATAGGCACTTGATCAATAGAGAATGAGTAAGGACATACTGTAGAAAAATAGGGAGATGTCATTGTTGCACTTCAGGGTAACAGGTAAACTGACAGTTTCTGACACTGGataaattgcaactttttatctcacaattctgaattttctcggaatgatgacagaatcttcattttaaatctctttaaatcTCTTTTGTGATTTCCTATGatatctttttaaattatataaattatttaaactatagAACAGATGAAGCTTAATGAGCACATCCTCAAAACCTGTATAATGGGGTCCaaaattatgtttcattttgtaattttatttacattttctcagATGGTAATACTGATAATATAActtgtaatgaaaatgtgttaaattataaaaaagcaaagatGCATTTTCACTACTTGTCTCAAATGGTATATTTGTGCTTAATTCCATAACCGTACCTGCAGCTGTGGCGTGAGTATTGCCTCAAACTCCAGACTGAGAACGTCCGGGTTAGACCGCACCACTGAGGGCGCCATCTCCACCAGTCTCTCAATGTCCTGCAGGGCTGCCTGTGCCCCCTCTTTGGACTGAAACTTATCCAGGAGCTGGTTAGCCAGCAGATAGGCCCCCTCATCGCACCAACGCACAGTCTGCCCATAAACAGATATGCAGAGTTTGTATGTGCTTTGCATAAAGTGCATATATTGCATATTTCTTTGCAGTTACAGTTATTACCTCCTCCAACCGCAACAGCAGGTCTCGTATGCGTGTGAGAGATGCCCGTTTGGCACGTAGAGCTGTAGTGAGAGTGTCAGAGTGATGCCTCAGTTCATTGCAACGCTGAACTATTAAGGCAAGAGCGTAGTGATGACTCGCTGCCAGCTGGTGCCCATGCAGAATAATAATCTGAGCACGGCCCATTTCGTCCTGCAAGAACAACAAAGCACTTTTGTCTTAGCATCAACTGCAATATCAGT is a genomic window of Cyprinus carpio isolate SPL01 chromosome B10, ASM1834038v1, whole genome shotgun sequence containing:
- the LOC109052284 gene encoding proto-oncogene DBL isoform X1 — encoded protein: MAEANPLRGLPRIQRAAMSFPGHLHLVLVLRPKTHLQTTGTDLGFRFSQEDFALKMPMVMLSSLTDLLRFIDENQLSSEFGGTLEECHSDWIVLQTAIESFAVTVKEIAQLLQTFGTELSEIELPDEASGIEYLLRSHTEKYRQMKDDIRTVMREGRQLLSNLEASKAVEGAAAEDRDISQDKERVQRLVAQLRDMEMAFDGFFEKHHLKLQQYLQLLQYEMSFHEMEAILEKLSAQEKAIASVGTTVAQTEQLLKDLEMLETTAEDEMGRAQIIILHGHQLAASHHYALALIVQRCNELRHHSDTLTTALRAKRASLTRIRDLLLRLEETVRWCDEGAYLLANQLLDKFQSKEGAQAALQDIERLVEMAPSVVRSNPDVLSLEFEAILTPQLQSQIKAVTEKLSTVQGMIQSRQACLRKLADIQVRPIQLVAPRPENSPRCKSPVFSPKHSFDVNSSLRFSFDLALPGKRASRKGPSTKKIEVMHDYGENRSCLSYSPEGVENPDQHKRHVMKELIETERIYVDELLSVLLGYRAEIDNPSLSNILPPVLRNKKEELFGNLPEIYKFHSRIFLHDLESCLESPERVGARFLERKENFQVYERYCRNKPRSDALWRQCSDSAFIQECKKKLDHKLGLDSYLLKPVQRLTKYQLLLKELLKHSSNSQYASELQGALNAMLDLLKSVNDSMHQIAITGYEGELSDLGRVLMQGSFNVWINHRKGPTRMKDMARFKPMQRHLFLHERALLFCKKREESGEAHDRTASYSFKHCLMMSAVGITENVKGDVKKFEIWYNGKEEVYVVQASTVDVKIAWLTEIRKILNNQQKTGKGDAHPDGEQPLSPPLADSVRHMSVCMPWTSTQITGCSGCFDVLPHSKLQGASISSEETDSGRVSPVLTDPVIVSPRPRHHNRRSWPGTSHSVDICEGLEDWTTDLSNISDSDEEDEVLLVPGRYRAMVDHLKCGKDDVIIKCGDVIHVLQESAMGLWQVKNLTRGGEGKLPVDTLLRMLGDAGRSPSIKSGGGLMVREI
- the f9b gene encoding coagulation factor IXb; amino-acid sequence: MVKIYAIILICSLLLETWLSSEASVFLPRDLAGSLLKRQKRYNTGGFEEMMKDNLERECYEERCNLEEAREVFEDQEKTIKFWITYVDGDQCQSSPCQNGGKCEDGMNTYTCWCPARFSGKNCELEMAKQCNVNNGGCMHFCAVDKIYGTVCDCARGYRLALDGRTCEPTGQYPCGRLGANIAETLNSRSLISAENGNQSDSLNHINTTEHNTTESSPTDPPDVNRSSTPQPTLKNITSFFPTWHTMKNATNTENRIVGGNEATPGEIPWQVVFIEKVNKIAFCGGSLLSEEWVITAAHCVEGKVGSFFIRVGEHDLSKNEGRESDHGIAEYHIHPRYNSQRSLYNHDIALLKLKGPIKFSDYALSICLGSKDFTENLLMSAENSLVSGWGRLRYGGVESKTLQKVELPYVDRIKCKGSSTDTISRFMFCAGYSTIRKDSCQGDSGGPHATRYQNTWFLTGIVSWGEECAKEGKYGIYTRISKYMYWISNVTGIRTGHMSNTDQQNGY
- the LOC109052284 gene encoding proto-oncogene DBL isoform X2; translation: MAEANPLRGLPRIQRAAMSFPGHLHLVLVLRPKTHLQTTGTDLGFRFSQEDFALKMPMVMLSSLTDLLRFIDENQLSSEFGGTLEECHSDWIVLQTAIESFAVTVKEIAQLLQTFGTELSEIELPDEASGIEYLLRSHTEKYRQMKDDIRTVMREGRQLLSNLEASKAVEGAAAEDRDISQDKERVQRLVAQLRDMEMAFDGFFEKHHLKLQQYLQLLQYEMSFHEMEAILEKLSAQEKAIASVGTTVAQTEQLLKDLEMLETTAEDEMGRAQIIILHGHQLAASHHYALALIVQRCNELRHHSDTLTTALRAKRASLTRIRDLLLRLEETVRWCDEGAYLLANQLLDKFQSKEGAQAALQDIERLVEMAPSVVRSNPDVLSLEFEAILTPQLQSQIKAVTEKLSTVQGMIQSRQACLRKLADIQVRPIQLVAPRPENSPRCKSPVFSPKHSFDVNSSLRFSFDLALPGKRASRKGPSTKKIEVMHDYGENRSCLSYSPEGVENPDQHKRHVMKELIETERIYVDELLSVLLGYRAEIDNPSLSNILPPVLRNKKEELFGNLPEIYKFHSRIFLHDLESCLESPERVGARFLERKENFQVYERYCRNKPRSDALWRQCSDSAFIQECKKKLDHKLGLDSYLLKPVQRLTKYQLLLKELLKHSSNSQYASELQGALNAMLDLLKSVNDSMHQIAITGYEGELSDLGRVLMQGSFNVWINHRKGPTRMKDMARFKPMQRHLFLHERALLFCKKREESGEAHDRTASYSFKHCLMMSAVGITENVKGDVKKFEIWYNGKEEVYVVQASTVDVKIAWLTEIRKILNNQQKTGKGDAHPDGEQPLSPPLADSKLQGASISSEETDSGRVSPVLTDPVIVSPRPRHHNRRSWPGTSHSVDICEGLEDWTTDLSNISDSDEEDEVLLVPGRYRAMVDHLKCGKDDVIIKCGDVIHVLQESAMGLWQVKNLTRGGEGKLPVDTLLRMLGDAGRSPSIKSGGGLMVREI